A stretch of [Clostridium] innocuum DNA encodes these proteins:
- a CDS encoding ABC transporter permease subunit, translated as MKGFTAFMKKELLEAVRSYKLVILLIVFAALGFMNPVSARYLPELVAGFLPEGMHMEIPQPVVLDSWLQFFKNTAQIGLIAIIIMCSSSMANEIGKGVLIPLLAKGMPRNSVLAAKFISISCLWTLSLGCSFLITFLYNFVFWESSLVPHLFPLVTGVWLFGLMMTASMILGGVYKGTVSGSLLCAGCLFLLCVLITMFAAVADYSPFVFLSQYQSYLTDGITMQEFLKPAVCAVTVTLLQLAAAVIIFHRKSL; from the coding sequence ATGAAGGGATTCACAGCGTTTATGAAAAAGGAGCTGCTGGAGGCAGTACGTTCCTATAAGCTTGTCATATTATTGATTGTATTTGCAGCACTGGGATTTATGAATCCAGTCAGTGCACGTTATTTACCGGAGCTGGTCGCAGGCTTTCTGCCGGAGGGTATGCATATGGAGATTCCACAGCCTGTCGTACTTGATTCCTGGCTCCAGTTCTTCAAAAATACGGCGCAGATCGGCTTGATAGCAATCATTATTATGTGCTCATCCTCAATGGCGAATGAAATCGGAAAGGGGGTTCTGATACCGCTGCTGGCAAAAGGGATGCCCCGCAACAGCGTTCTTGCCGCAAAATTTATTTCCATATCATGCTTGTGGACATTGTCTCTGGGATGCTCATTCCTGATTACCTTTCTGTACAATTTCGTATTCTGGGAAAGCTCTCTCGTGCCGCATCTGTTTCCGCTTGTGACTGGGGTATGGCTGTTTGGTTTGATGATGACAGCCTCTATGATTCTGGGGGGCGTGTATAAGGGGACTGTTTCCGGAAGTCTGCTGTGTGCCGGCTGCCTGTTTCTGCTCTGTGTGCTGATAACGATGTTTGCTGCGGTGGCAGATTATTCACCCTTTGTGTTTTTGTCACAGTACCAGTCTTATCTTACCGATGGCATCACGATGCAGGAATTTCTGAAGCCTGCAGTCTGTGCAGTTACTGTTACCCTGCTTCAGCTGGCAGCGGCAGTTATTATATTTCATCGTAAAAGTCTATAA
- a CDS encoding cysteine hydrolase, producing MVLLIVDTQTMIMNEALYEFQLLESRIKTLIAQARRHGVEVVYVRHDDGAENALTKGAQGFDIYDEFKPLCGEKIVDKNVNSAFKDTGLTEYLRDKGEDTIMIAGLQTEYCINATIICGFEHGFHMIVPAYTNSTVDNDYMPAKKTYDYYNNFIWKNRYASCVPFERALEMIKQNMLCR from the coding sequence ATGGTGCTTTTGATTGTGGATACGCAGACAATGATTATGAATGAAGCATTATATGAATTTCAGCTTCTTGAAAGCCGCATAAAAACATTGATAGCGCAAGCCAGAAGGCATGGTGTCGAGGTGGTGTATGTTCGTCACGATGATGGTGCTGAAAATGCGTTGACAAAGGGTGCACAGGGCTTTGACATATACGATGAATTCAAGCCGCTTTGCGGAGAAAAAATAGTTGATAAGAATGTAAACAGCGCTTTTAAAGACACAGGACTGACGGAATATTTAAGAGATAAAGGAGAGGATACGATCATGATTGCAGGATTGCAGACAGAGTATTGTATCAATGCAACGATCATATGCGGATTTGAACATGGATTTCACATGATTGTTCCTGCTTACACAAACAGCACGGTGGATAACGATTATATGCCGGCAAAGAAAACCTATGATTATTACAATAATTTTATTTGGAAGAACCGATATGCATCATGCGTACCTTTTGAAAGGGCATTGGAAATGATCAAGCAGAATATGCTTTGCAGGTAG
- a CDS encoding helix-turn-helix transcriptional regulator: MTTIRLGKKLIALRRDANMTQEELAAYMGVSKSSVSKWETETTLPDILLLPQLATLFNVSVDELIGYEPQLSMEAVNKLYLQLSAEWSRDSANAYAHSEELIRKYYSCFPFLLQMAGLYLNHYMLHEQPEQVMKRSEELCDRVIAESEENSLVKDAISLKITYLITSRQPQKALQLLGEEAKPIAQDSEMIAACYQMLGKPKQSSRIFQICIYQHLLFVIQDMASYMMMNMEDEQLCDETMHRMLEMLKLFHIDALHTITSTMVYMSCAMVYAQRGDKESALHMLERMVDVIIRYDLAHMKIHRDIYFTEVEAWMESLQLRTQAPRDGGVILDSLIQELQPPVFDFLKEEPRYQACLQKLKAEKERA, translated from the coding sequence ATGACGACGATTCGACTTGGAAAAAAGCTTATCGCGCTGCGAAGAGACGCGAACATGACGCAGGAAGAGCTGGCTGCCTATATGGGTGTATCGAAATCCAGTGTTTCCAAGTGGGAAACCGAAACGACCCTGCCGGATATCCTGCTGCTGCCCCAGCTGGCCACTTTGTTTAATGTCAGTGTGGATGAGCTGATCGGATATGAACCGCAGCTGAGTATGGAGGCTGTAAACAAGCTGTATCTGCAGCTCAGTGCTGAATGGAGCCGGGACAGCGCCAATGCGTATGCTCACAGTGAGGAGCTGATACGCAAATATTATTCCTGCTTTCCCTTTCTGCTGCAGATGGCAGGGCTTTATCTTAATCACTACATGCTGCATGAACAACCGGAGCAGGTTATGAAGCGCAGCGAGGAGCTGTGTGACCGTGTGATTGCGGAAAGTGAGGAAAACAGTCTGGTAAAGGATGCAATCTCTTTGAAAATAACCTATTTGATTACCAGCCGTCAGCCGCAAAAGGCCTTGCAGCTTCTCGGTGAAGAGGCAAAGCCAATCGCACAGGACAGTGAGATGATTGCAGCGTGCTATCAAATGCTGGGAAAGCCAAAGCAATCCAGCCGCATCTTTCAAATTTGCATCTATCAGCATCTGTTGTTCGTAATACAGGATATGGCAAGCTACATGATGATGAATATGGAGGATGAGCAGTTGTGCGATGAAACAATGCACCGTATGCTGGAAATGCTGAAGCTGTTTCATATCGATGCACTGCATACCATCACCTCAACGATGGTCTATATGTCCTGCGCCATGGTTTATGCACAGCGCGGGGATAAGGAATCCGCCTTGCATATGCTGGAACGGATGGTCGACGTGATTATCCGATACGATCTTGCCCATATGAAGATTCATAGGGATATATATTTTACGGAGGTGGAAGCCTGGATGGAGTCTTTACAGCTGCGCACACAGGCTCCCAGAGACGGCGGAGTTATTCTGGATTCACTGATTCAGGAGCTGCAGCCGCCTGTATTTGATTTTCTGAAGGAAGAACCACGCTATCAGGCCTGCTTGCAGAAGCTAAAGGCTGAAAAGGAGAGAGCATAA
- a CDS encoding ABC transporter ATP-binding protein: MDVLTLRNLHKAFGRQKVLQGIDLTVPQHSIFGFIGKNGAGKTTTMKTILGLEKADAGELYIMQEPVVFGNTRTNRYIGYVSDVPEFYGFMTAREYLQLCAEISGLAAQKAKTRIDELLQLVGLSETGKKRCATFSRGMKQRLAIAQGLLNEPKLLIADEPTSALDPQGRKEILTILEKAKEKTTVLFSTHILSDVESICDSIAILHEGKIAVSGNLHELLQMKGTASLYVETKCEEECSLLLEALRKRGIAVQQTHPYAVQLPDHMETQQQVLAIVNAQGLRLQRLERMRPTLEQYFLEVTK, from the coding sequence ATGGATGTATTAACACTACGCAATCTGCATAAAGCCTTCGGAAGGCAGAAGGTTCTGCAGGGCATCGATTTAACGGTACCGCAGCACAGTATCTTCGGGTTTATAGGAAAAAACGGTGCGGGAAAAACAACGACAATGAAAACGATTCTCGGTCTGGAAAAGGCGGATGCCGGGGAATTGTATATTATGCAGGAGCCGGTTGTTTTTGGAAATACCAGAACGAACCGTTATATCGGCTATGTCAGTGATGTCCCTGAATTTTACGGCTTTATGACAGCACGGGAGTATTTGCAGCTGTGTGCTGAGATATCCGGTCTTGCTGCGCAGAAGGCAAAGACACGGATTGATGAGCTATTACAGCTGGTGGGATTATCAGAGACCGGAAAAAAACGATGTGCCACGTTTTCCAGAGGGATGAAGCAGCGCCTTGCGATTGCGCAGGGGCTGCTGAATGAGCCTAAGCTGCTGATAGCAGATGAGCCGACATCGGCGCTGGATCCGCAGGGTCGCAAGGAGATTCTGACAATACTGGAAAAGGCAAAAGAGAAAACGACGGTATTGTTTTCCACACATATCCTGAGTGATGTGGAAAGCATTTGTGATTCCATCGCCATTCTGCATGAGGGAAAGATCGCCGTAAGCGGAAATTTACATGAGCTGCTGCAGATGAAGGGAACTGCATCGCTTTATGTGGAAACTAAGTGTGAGGAGGAGTGCTCGCTGTTGCTGGAAGCATTGCGAAAACGGGGCATTGCCGTACAACAGACACATCCGTATGCAGTGCAGTTGCCGGATCATATGGAAACACAGCAGCAGGTTTTAGCTATTGTAAATGCGCAGGGGCTGCGGCTGCAGAGGCTGGAGCGCATGCGTCCGACTCTGGAACAGTATTTTCTGGAGGTGACAAAATGA
- a CDS encoding PLDc_N domain-containing protein, with product MDTLMEYLPALLPLILLELGLAIFALIHLIRHPHVRIGNKWIWIPVILFLQFLGPILYFVIGREEQ from the coding sequence ATGGATACACTTATGGAATATCTGCCGGCATTACTGCCGCTGATTCTGCTGGAGCTTGGTCTGGCTATATTTGCATTGATTCATCTGATTCGTCATCCGCACGTAAGGATAGGAAACAAATGGATCTGGATACCGGTTATTTTGTTTCTTCAGTTTCTGGGGCCGATTCTCTATTTTGTAATCGGCAGAGAGGAGCAGTAG
- a CDS encoding AraC family transcriptional regulator, with translation MQIITDETKKEIKAHGSHTFPLLVSYEKITAYDSGSFLWHWHPEIEMTLITGGEMLYRINHQEYHVKKGDALFCNANALHAGTMYHEQDCTYISVTFDSRLLSGFEGSLIHRKYVKPLVNDLSLSSFCFNGSAPWHSAITAAIQHIALYDEEKADAYELAILMELYTILETLHLHMHPARKLSTSDMLNYDRIRTILLYVENNYNRELTLHDIAGQIHVCKNECCRIFKSYMHQSLFEFILEFRIEKSIGFLMNGSYSVSEISQLSGFNDSNYFSRAFKKQKGCSPLQYRKKMKTQG, from the coding sequence ATGCAGATTATAACGGATGAAACAAAAAAAGAAATAAAGGCACATGGAAGTCACACATTCCCTTTGCTGGTCAGCTATGAGAAAATAACCGCTTACGATTCCGGTTCTTTTCTCTGGCACTGGCACCCGGAAATTGAAATGACACTGATCACCGGCGGAGAAATGCTGTACAGAATCAATCATCAGGAATACCATGTCAAAAAAGGGGATGCATTGTTCTGCAATGCAAATGCCCTGCATGCGGGAACCATGTATCATGAGCAGGATTGCACCTATATTTCCGTAACCTTCGATTCCAGACTTCTGTCCGGATTTGAAGGGAGTCTGATACACAGGAAATATGTGAAGCCGCTTGTGAATGACCTCTCCCTTTCCTCCTTCTGTTTTAACGGCAGTGCACCATGGCATTCTGCTATTACTGCCGCTATTCAGCACATTGCTCTGTACGATGAGGAAAAAGCGGATGCCTATGAATTGGCAATCCTGATGGAGCTTTATACGATATTAGAAACACTGCATCTCCATATGCATCCTGCACGCAAGCTTTCAACCTCTGATATGCTGAATTACGATAGAATCCGTACCATTCTGCTGTATGTGGAAAACAATTACAACCGCGAGCTCACCCTGCATGATATTGCAGGTCAGATTCATGTCTGTAAAAACGAATGCTGCAGAATCTTTAAGAGCTATATGCATCAGTCTCTGTTTGAGTTTATTCTGGAATTTCGAATTGAGAAAAGTATCGGCTTTCTCATGAACGGCTCTTATTCCGTTTCGGAAATTTCGCAGCTGTCCGGATTCAATGACTCCAACTATTTCTCACGGGCGTTTAAAAAGCAGAAGGGATGCTCCCCTCTACAATACAGGAAAAAAATGAAAACGCAAGGCTGA
- a CDS encoding family 1 glycosylhydrolase has protein sequence MTTERCVLAAHEIDETLQVGNMQSKQVYYPKTCSPQDNLQQLFDTGMDLLFPDVQCKGEYPYYMKRFFEQNNVVLPMQEGDEEVLKKGTVDFMSFSYYSSIVSGYNGDSLKLHTSNLMGAEKNNYVEYSAWDWAIDPIGMRIALNHMYDRYHLPIFISECGFGAYDQVEADGMVHDDYRIDFLQKQLTQVKEAIRDGVEVFGFTAWCPINLVSQTTSEFSKRYGFVYVDLDDYGNGTYERTPKKSFYWYKKVIASNGEEL, from the coding sequence ATGACAACAGAACGCTGTGTTCTTGCAGCACATGAAATTGATGAAACATTGCAGGTAGGGAATATGCAGAGCAAGCAGGTGTATTATCCGAAAACCTGCAGTCCACAGGATAATCTGCAGCAGCTTTTTGATACCGGTATGGATTTACTGTTTCCGGATGTGCAGTGCAAGGGAGAATATCCATACTATATGAAACGCTTTTTTGAACAGAATAACGTTGTTCTTCCTATGCAGGAGGGAGATGAAGAGGTATTGAAAAAGGGGACTGTTGATTTCATGAGCTTCAGCTATTACAGCAGTATTGTATCAGGATATAACGGTGATTCCTTAAAGCTGCATACCTCCAATTTAATGGGTGCTGAGAAAAACAATTATGTGGAATACAGTGCGTGGGACTGGGCAATCGATCCAATCGGTATGCGTATTGCGTTGAATCATATGTATGACCGTTATCATTTGCCGATCTTTATCTCCGAGTGCGGCTTCGGTGCCTATGATCAGGTGGAAGCCGATGGTATGGTTCACGATGATTACCGAATTGATTTCCTGCAGAAGCAGTTGACACAGGTGAAGGAAGCAATTCGTGACGGGGTAGAGGTATTCGGATTTACCGCATGGTGTCCGATTAATCTTGTATCACAGACAACATCAGAATTTTCTAAGCGATACGGCTTTGTATATGTGGATTTGGATGATTATGGCAACGGTACGTATGAGCGTACACCAAAGAAAAGCTTTTACTGGTATAAAAAAGTGATTGCATCCAATGGTGAAGAGCTATAA
- a CDS encoding MFS transporter, whose product MNNSSMKSFLSKYHLQLFFFAVALESLAANFAHPITPTLIQNLQLPDYSFGMLYAGMAFTNFLFSPFWAKQVTRMGSRRVLGICCVGYGIGQLLFAIMKTLPTIMLARLLSGFFVGGIMVSFLTYIIHTSTMENRGRYLALSATFTTVFAAFGYLIGGFAGVVSIPLTFALQSGVLILCGMLFAICLREDREVTGRSVSIWKEANPFQAFLDARRFMTLTFAVLFFAVFLTSTATTAYDQNFNYFIKDQFHFNSSYNGMLKAVVGFISLIANTTICVWIMKRTNVKKSVIYVLGGAGVTLIAITMLEDILPFILINIIFFALNAIYIPLLQDLCASASSAEHSSMVMGFYNAMKSLGMIAGALFAGFIYAAGPRLSFLYAGIFFLISMLAAIWYYRRSGRNRENA is encoded by the coding sequence ATGAACAATTCATCCATGAAATCATTTCTGTCTAAATATCATTTGCAGCTGTTTTTCTTCGCAGTTGCTCTGGAGAGTCTGGCTGCTAATTTTGCACATCCGATTACGCCGACACTCATTCAGAATCTTCAGCTACCGGATTATTCCTTCGGTATGCTGTATGCCGGTATGGCATTCACCAATTTTCTGTTTTCTCCCTTCTGGGCAAAGCAGGTCACGCGTATGGGAAGCCGCCGGGTTCTGGGTATCTGCTGTGTGGGCTACGGCATCGGACAGCTGCTGTTTGCCATCATGAAAACACTCCCCACCATTATGCTTGCCCGCCTTTTATCGGGATTCTTTGTCGGTGGTATTATGGTCAGCTTTCTGACCTATATCATTCATACAAGCACAATGGAGAACAGGGGACGCTATCTGGCGTTATCCGCTACCTTCACGACCGTATTTGCGGCTTTCGGCTATCTGATCGGCGGGTTTGCCGGTGTCGTTTCCATTCCGTTGACCTTTGCATTGCAAAGCGGTGTCCTCATTCTGTGCGGTATGCTGTTTGCGATATGTCTGCGAGAGGATAGGGAGGTAACAGGCAGGTCTGTCAGCATATGGAAGGAAGCAAATCCGTTTCAGGCATTTCTGGATGCCCGTCGCTTTATGACGCTGACATTCGCTGTTTTATTCTTTGCGGTTTTTCTGACCTCAACGGCAACAACGGCATATGATCAGAATTTCAATTATTTTATTAAGGATCAATTTCATTTCAATTCCTCTTATAACGGTATGCTGAAGGCCGTGGTCGGCTTTATATCGCTGATTGCCAATACTACGATCTGTGTATGGATCATGAAGAGGACCAACGTTAAGAAATCTGTCATCTATGTGCTGGGAGGAGCCGGTGTCACGCTGATCGCCATAACGATGCTGGAGGATATTCTGCCGTTTATCCTTATCAATATCATCTTCTTTGCATTAAATGCTATTTATATCCCTTTACTGCAGGATCTTTGTGCTTCGGCATCCAGTGCTGAGCACAGCAGCATGGTCATGGGCTTTTACAATGCGATGAAAAGTCTGGGGATGATCGCCGGGGCATTGTTCGCAGGATTTATCTATGCAGCGGGACCACGGTTATCCTTTTTGTATGCGGGTATCTTCTTTCTGATTTCCATGCTGGCAGCTATATGGTATTACAGGCGCTCCGGGCGAAATCGTGAGAATGCATAA
- a CDS encoding aldose epimerase, whose product MKKKVAEFSQGAVYAYTIQNEAIHMTALNFDAVITELKTSDRSGNMENVVAAFPDIMDYERQQGPYLNAVVSPVAGRIAYGSYSMENTVHQLSINNGCHHLHGGTGGISRQLFHVEEEEQALHFHLECRHDMDGFPQGTYRYDIWYRLSGNNLIIEYHGTPPQKSLMNMTSHMYFNLSGNLRESILQHDLRIDSVEKLKIHPDGHPFEKEKIEAGSAFDFRNLTPIQKRYKLGHPEFQYTRAYDTPFLLGPNGITLYHAGSGRRLDMTTDAPSLVLYSANYFDDENLVLNHHRRGEAFIALALETQDLPNGVNIRNAEVHPFYDARHPYKQKTVYTFSHM is encoded by the coding sequence ATGAAAAAAAAGGTTGCAGAATTTTCACAAGGTGCTGTTTATGCATATACAATTCAGAATGAGGCTATACATATGACAGCCTTGAATTTCGATGCTGTGATTACGGAGTTGAAAACCTCGGATCGAAGCGGCAATATGGAGAATGTGGTCGCTGCTTTTCCCGATATCATGGACTATGAGCGACAGCAGGGGCCGTATCTGAATGCAGTCGTCTCACCGGTGGCAGGAAGAATCGCCTATGGCAGCTATTCAATGGAGAACACCGTTCATCAGCTTTCAATCAATAACGGCTGTCATCATCTGCATGGTGGTACGGGTGGTATATCCAGACAGTTGTTTCATGTTGAAGAGGAGGAACAGGCACTGCATTTTCATCTGGAATGCCGTCATGACATGGACGGATTTCCACAGGGTACCTACCGCTATGATATATGGTATCGGCTCAGTGGAAACAATCTGATAATAGAATACCATGGAACACCTCCGCAGAAATCGCTGATGAATATGACTTCCCATATGTATTTCAATCTGTCGGGAAATTTGCGGGAATCCATATTGCAGCATGACCTGCGTATTGACAGTGTGGAAAAACTGAAAATTCATCCGGATGGACATCCGTTTGAAAAAGAGAAAATTGAAGCCGGAAGTGCCTTTGATTTCCGGAATCTGACACCGATACAAAAGCGCTATAAGCTTGGCCATCCCGAGTTTCAATATACCAGAGCATATGATACGCCGTTTTTGCTGGGGCCTAACGGCATCACCTTATATCATGCAGGAAGTGGAAGACGTCTGGATATGACTACTGATGCGCCTTCTCTGGTTTTGTATAGTGCAAATTATTTTGATGATGAGAATCTTGTATTGAATCATCATCGAAGGGGAGAGGCATTTATCGCTCTGGCGCTGGAAACACAGGACCTGCCAAACGGTGTAAATATCAGGAATGCCGAAGTGCATCCATTTTATGATGCACGGCATCCGTATAAGCAGAAAACGGTATATACCTTTTCTCATATGTAA
- a CDS encoding galactokinase — MKKRLIKEFTDIFEVPGEALFFSPGRVNLIGEHTDYNGGMVFPCAITFGTYAVVSKRTDSCMRLFSNNFKEKGIIDVALQTLHYDKKDDWANYVKGVLYFLQQEGFEIPCGLNILIEGNIPNGAGLSSSASLEVLTGTILKETFQLPISKLDIIKLSQKAENQFVGMNCGIMDQFIIGMGKKDHAIALDTGTLEYTYAPVQLKQASIIIMNTNKQRGLTDSKYNERRAECEHALSQIQTVVKIKNLCDLKETEFEKVQHVITSPVERKRARHAVLENIRVKKAIAALEKNDIEEFGALMNASHISLRDDYEVTGIELDTLVESAWNQSGTIGARMTGAGFGGCAIAIVRNDDIEDFTAAVRREYTQAIGYEPDFYIASIGDGAGKLAEL; from the coding sequence ATGAAAAAACGATTGATTAAAGAATTTACAGATATATTCGAGGTACCGGGTGAGGCATTGTTCTTTTCCCCGGGACGTGTAAATCTGATTGGAGAGCATACTGACTATAACGGCGGCATGGTGTTTCCATGTGCCATCACGTTTGGTACCTATGCTGTTGTCTCAAAACGAACAGATTCGTGTATGCGTTTATTTTCCAATAATTTTAAAGAGAAAGGGATTATTGACGTTGCATTGCAAACGCTGCACTATGATAAAAAGGATGACTGGGCGAATTATGTAAAAGGCGTCCTGTACTTCCTGCAGCAGGAAGGCTTTGAAATTCCATGTGGTTTAAACATACTGATTGAAGGCAACATACCAAACGGGGCAGGGCTTTCCTCCAGTGCATCGCTGGAGGTGCTGACTGGAACAATTCTGAAAGAAACCTTTCAGCTTCCCATCAGTAAGCTGGATATTATCAAGCTGTCGCAAAAAGCAGAGAATCAGTTTGTCGGCATGAACTGTGGTATCATGGATCAGTTTATCATCGGAATGGGGAAAAAGGATCATGCGATCGCACTGGATACCGGCACATTGGAATATACCTATGCACCCGTTCAGCTAAAACAGGCTAGTATTATTATCATGAATACCAACAAGCAGCGCGGACTGACGGATTCCAAGTATAACGAACGACGTGCTGAGTGTGAGCATGCGCTTTCCCAAATCCAAACGGTTGTGAAGATTAAAAATTTATGTGATCTGAAGGAAACGGAATTTGAGAAGGTGCAGCACGTCATCACCAGTCCGGTGGAAAGAAAGCGTGCCCGTCATGCTGTGCTGGAAAACATACGTGTGAAAAAAGCGATAGCGGCATTGGAAAAAAACGATATTGAAGAATTTGGTGCTTTGATGAATGCCTCTCATATCTCCCTGCGTGATGATTATGAGGTTACCGGGATAGAACTGGATACGCTTGTGGAAAGTGCATGGAACCAGTCAGGGACAATCGGGGCACGGATGACAGGAGCAGGATTTGGAGGCTGTGCGATTGCAATTGTCAGAAATGATGATATTGAGGACTTCACAGCTGCAGTGCGCAGAGAGTATACACAGGCAATCGGATATGAACCGGATTTCTATATCGCATCCATTGGTGACGGTGCAGGGAAACTGGCGGAGCTGTGA